The Fervidibacillus albus genome contains a region encoding:
- a CDS encoding manganese-dependent inorganic pyrophosphatase, whose product MEKVLVFGHKNPDTDSVCSAIAYAELKKELGMNVEPVRLGEINGETRYVLDFFKMDVPRLVTNVTEETEKVILVDHNERQQSADDIHNAKVLEVIDHHRIANFETADPLYYRAEPVGCTATIIKKMYEENKIPMKKEIAGLLLSAIVSDSLLFKSPTCTEEDVQTAKQLADIAGVDVESFGMAMLKAGADVRDKSAEELISLDAKQFQIGKFHIEIAQINTVDPNDVLEKQAEIERAVNATIEEKGLDLFLFVITDILNSTSVGLALGKEQQVVEQAFNNPIENSKIILEGVVSRKKQVVPVLTNLLEQKSN is encoded by the coding sequence ATGGAAAAAGTATTGGTTTTTGGACATAAAAATCCAGATACCGACTCCGTTTGCTCGGCGATTGCCTATGCGGAATTAAAAAAAGAATTAGGGATGAACGTCGAACCGGTTCGTCTCGGAGAAATTAACGGAGAAACGAGGTACGTATTAGATTTCTTTAAAATGGACGTACCAAGGCTCGTGACGAATGTGACGGAAGAAACAGAAAAGGTCATTTTAGTAGACCATAATGAACGTCAACAAAGCGCAGATGATATACATAATGCAAAAGTTCTCGAAGTCATCGACCATCATCGCATTGCCAACTTTGAAACGGCGGATCCGTTATATTATCGGGCAGAACCGGTCGGATGTACCGCAACGATCATTAAAAAAATGTACGAAGAAAATAAAATTCCGATGAAAAAGGAAATTGCAGGGTTACTCCTTTCGGCCATCGTTTCCGATTCTTTGTTATTTAAATCCCCGACTTGCACCGAAGAGGATGTACAAACTGCTAAACAATTAGCTGATATCGCTGGGGTCGATGTGGAAAGTTTCGGAATGGCGATGTTGAAAGCCGGAGCCGATGTTCGTGATAAATCGGCGGAAGAACTCATTTCCTTAGACGCTAAACAATTTCAAATCGGTAAGTTCCACATTGAAATTGCCCAAATTAATACGGTGGACCCGAATGATGTGTTGGAAAAACAAGCAGAAATCGAAAGGGCAGTCAATGCTACAATTGAAGAAAAAGGGCTCGATTTGTTCCTTTTCGTCATCACCGATATTTTAAACAGTACGTCGGTCGGTTTGGCATTAGGAAAGGAACAACAAGTTGTGGAACAAGCTTTCAATAACCCGATTGAAAATAGTAAAATTATACTTGAAGGCGTCGTTTCTCGAAAAAAACAAGTCGTTCCTGTATTAACGAATTTATTGGAACAAAAATCCAATTAA
- a CDS encoding YhcN/YlaJ family sporulation lipoprotein has translation MKNRGIRLQSIFFLTILLIAGCNTSDGVDKTSLLSLIKTTDPPPLTAKSDPNEENTVRKIKEEVLSNEKIYDAAIIKGKSDVLVAYKVKHLHRFRMKQIEGEVKKRLENEFENENFTISSDFKIFLEAIKLQKKSEQENLSEEEIDRQLKKIIKLSKEQT, from the coding sequence ATGAAAAACAGAGGGATACGCCTGCAATCCATTTTTTTTCTCACAATACTTCTCATCGCTGGATGTAATACATCAGACGGGGTCGATAAAACGTCGTTGTTATCTTTAATAAAAACGACGGACCCTCCACCTTTAACAGCGAAGAGTGATCCGAACGAAGAAAATACCGTTCGAAAAATTAAAGAAGAAGTTTTATCCAACGAAAAAATATATGATGCCGCAATCATTAAAGGAAAGTCAGACGTACTTGTCGCCTATAAAGTAAAACATTTACATCGATTTCGGATGAAGCAAATTGAGGGGGAAGTAAAGAAACGATTAGAAAATGAATTTGAAAATGAAAACTTCACCATTTCGAGCGATTTTAAAATTTTTTTGGAGGCGATCAAATTACAGAAAAAATCAGAACAAGAAAATCTTTCAGAAGAAGAAATTGATCGTCAACTAAAAAAAATCATTAAATTGAGCAAAGAACAAACGTAA
- a CDS encoding monovalent cation:proton antiporter family protein — MTHESSLTSLVIVILAAFLTPIFLHRFKLNVIPVVVAEIIVGLILGKSGFNIVHEDTWLETLSTLGFIFLMFLSGLEIDFQAFSKEKTKKNNGPNPLVLSMIIFVGIFFVSYGLSYLFMIAGFIENAFLMTIIISTISLSIVVPTLKEEAMMKTKIGQIILLVAVIADLATMILLAIFVSLYEGGGNTWLLLVLFAAVIFLYFAGRKFKDGVFIEKLSRGTVQIGTRAVFALIIFFVALSERVGAENILGAFLAGVLVSLLAPPKELIQRLDSFGYGFFIPIFFVMIGVDIDLWSLLGDPKLVILIPLLLFALFISKFIPILLLKKWFDFKTVFASGILLTSTLSLVIAASTIGERLGIIETELSGTLILVAVISCIITPIIFKKIMPKQEMEESPIRIALIGANNTSLSVYKDLKSSNLAPTLFHRKQEKAAIQTSESVFDITELDDYSEESFEKYGVFSYDIVVLSTSDEELNGKLALKMKERGVDRVIARVESPDLQRILRENAVEIYSILLSQHVLLRIAIESPSMVDLLTNKESSLYEITIQNPKYNGMKIRKFPLTGDVLFVRIFRGDDLIVPHGETELRLDDRLIVSGTKKYADELKAELERKE; from the coding sequence ATGACCCACGAATCATCTTTAACTTCATTAGTAATCGTCATTTTAGCTGCATTTCTCACGCCAATTTTCCTTCATCGATTCAAATTAAACGTAATTCCCGTCGTTGTTGCAGAAATCATCGTCGGTTTGATTTTAGGAAAATCCGGATTCAATATCGTTCATGAGGATACATGGTTGGAAACGTTGTCGACATTAGGTTTCATTTTCTTAATGTTTTTAAGTGGTCTTGAAATCGATTTTCAAGCATTTTCAAAAGAGAAAACCAAAAAAAATAACGGTCCGAATCCATTAGTTTTGTCGATGATTATTTTTGTCGGTATTTTCTTCGTTTCTTACGGCCTATCATATTTATTTATGATCGCAGGATTCATTGAAAATGCTTTTCTGATGACAATTATCATTTCGACTATTTCTTTAAGCATCGTCGTACCTACTTTAAAAGAAGAGGCGATGATGAAGACGAAAATCGGACAAATCATATTACTCGTGGCCGTCATTGCTGATTTAGCTACGATGATTTTACTTGCGATTTTCGTTTCCCTTTATGAAGGTGGAGGCAATACTTGGTTATTGTTAGTATTATTTGCCGCAGTGATATTCTTATATTTCGCCGGGCGGAAATTTAAAGACGGGGTGTTCATTGAAAAGCTTTCTCGAGGAACGGTTCAAATTGGAACCCGCGCCGTTTTTGCATTAATTATCTTTTTTGTCGCCTTGTCAGAACGTGTAGGAGCGGAAAATATTTTAGGTGCTTTCCTCGCCGGTGTTCTCGTATCGTTACTTGCACCGCCTAAAGAACTCATTCAACGTCTCGATTCTTTCGGATACGGATTTTTTATTCCGATCTTTTTCGTCATGATTGGGGTGGATATTGATCTTTGGTCACTACTTGGGGATCCGAAACTCGTCATCCTCATTCCTTTGTTACTTTTCGCATTATTTATATCGAAATTCATTCCGATTTTACTGTTGAAAAAATGGTTTGATTTTAAAACTGTCTTCGCATCGGGGATATTATTGACATCTACCTTATCGTTAGTCATTGCTGCATCAACGATTGGTGAACGATTAGGGATTATCGAAACAGAATTAAGTGGGACTTTAATATTAGTAGCAGTTATCTCTTGTATTATCACACCGATAATCTTTAAAAAAATAATGCCGAAGCAGGAAATGGAAGAATCGCCTATTCGAATTGCTTTAATCGGTGCAAATAATACATCTTTATCTGTATATAAAGATTTGAAATCGTCCAATTTGGCACCGACCCTTTTTCATCGAAAACAGGAGAAGGCAGCAATTCAAACGAGCGAATCGGTATTTGATATTACGGAATTGGACGATTACAGTGAGGAATCATTTGAAAAATATGGTGTTTTTTCTTACGATATCGTTGTTCTTTCCACGAGTGATGAAGAACTAAATGGCAAATTAGCATTAAAAATGAAAGAACGGGGCGTCGATCGAGTCATCGCTAGAGTGGAAAGTCCCGATTTACAACGAATTTTACGGGAAAATGCCGTCGAAATTTATTCCATATTATTATCTCAACACGTGCTTTTGCGAATCGCGATTGAATCGCCATCGATGGTCGACTTATTAACGAATAAAGAATCGTCGCTTTATGAAATTACGATACAAAATCCGAAATATAACGGTATGAAAATTCGTAAATTTCCGTTAACCGGTGATGTTTTGTTCGTCCGTATTTTTCGAGGCGATGATTTAATCGTTCCTCACGGAGAAACGGAATTGCGATTAGATGATCGATTAATTGTTTCGGGTACAAAAAAATATGCGGATGAACTGAAAGCGGAATTGGAACGAAAAGAATAA
- the spoVAE gene encoding stage V sporulation protein AE: protein MLAMFFWSFIVGGFICMLGQLLFDVAKLSPGHTLSLLVVIGAVMDGFGLYEPLIDFAGAGATIPITSFGNSLVHGALQEAKAHGLIGVITGMFEVTSSGISSAIIFAFIGALLFKSKG from the coding sequence ATGTTGGCCATGTTTTTTTGGTCTTTTATTGTCGGAGGATTCATTTGTATGCTCGGTCAATTGCTCTTTGATGTCGCAAAACTTTCGCCGGGTCACACATTAAGTTTGTTAGTCGTCATCGGTGCGGTGATGGATGGTTTCGGACTGTACGAGCCGTTGATCGATTTTGCCGGAGCAGGGGCGACTATCCCGATTACGAGTTTTGGTAATTCATTAGTTCACGGAGCACTTCAAGAAGCGAAGGCCCATGGACTCATCGGCGTCATTACAGGGATGTTTGAAGTGACAAGTTCAGGTATTTCTTCAGCTATTATTTTCGCCTTTATCGGAGCATTGCTGTTTAAATCAAAAGGGTAA
- a CDS encoding CotY/CotZ family spore coat protein gives MGKHSEKFTNCVCDTLLSIVEAQDQVENDCQYSCDTAIQELVGGASSPYNTIPVMLTCKGTCDLFVGHGVRRSHHTDTELDVINAIVFRVNDVDPETCCATLELLQDADTKNKSDLLKKIEHVDLEATNVCITVDLKNFGTVTCLPPVTL, from the coding sequence ATGGGGAAACATTCCGAAAAATTTACGAATTGCGTTTGCGATACATTGCTATCCATTGTTGAAGCGCAAGATCAAGTGGAAAATGACTGCCAATATAGCTGCGATACGGCCATTCAAGAGCTTGTCGGCGGTGCTTCAAGTCCATACAATACAATTCCCGTAATGTTAACATGTAAAGGGACTTGCGACTTATTCGTCGGTCACGGTGTAAGGAGATCACACCATACGGATACGGAATTGGATGTGATTAATGCCATCGTCTTCCGCGTCAATGATGTAGATCCAGAAACGTGCTGTGCTACTTTGGAACTATTACAAGATGCAGATACAAAAAACAAAAGCGATTTATTAAAGAAGATTGAACATGTGGACTTGGAAGCGACAAATGTTTGTATTACCGTCGATTTGAAAAACTTCGGTACTGTCACATGCTTGCCGCCCGTTACATTGTAG
- a CDS encoding S1 RNA-binding domain-containing protein, which produces MEKLLPGKVVQLTVVREAPFGFFLSSGKQDVLLHESQIVSELEPGKTIDVFLYRDREGRLAATETIPDVRIGSFGWCKVTDIKSGLGVFIDIGIGRDVLLHENDLPKVQRVWPDIGGKLYCTLKLDKYDNLLAKLANEKDMEPLFKRASKDVFNRDVEGIVYRTLRSGTFVITEEGYRGFIHESQRGQEPRIGSNVRGRVIGVKDDGTVNVSLLPRSYEAIAIDADKIYRYLLERGGTMPYTDKSRPEDIEKRFGMSKAAFKRAIGRLMKEKKIVQENGWTKITARENNEQS; this is translated from the coding sequence ATGGAAAAATTGCTTCCAGGTAAAGTAGTTCAATTGACAGTTGTAAGGGAGGCCCCCTTTGGATTTTTTTTATCGTCGGGGAAACAAGATGTGTTGTTACATGAAAGCCAAATCGTCTCGGAGTTAGAACCGGGAAAAACAATCGATGTCTTTTTATATCGAGATCGGGAAGGTCGTTTAGCTGCGACAGAAACAATTCCAGACGTTCGAATCGGTTCGTTCGGCTGGTGTAAAGTAACGGATATCAAATCGGGTCTTGGTGTTTTTATCGATATAGGAATTGGGCGGGACGTTTTGTTACATGAAAATGATTTGCCAAAAGTGCAACGAGTTTGGCCTGATATTGGAGGAAAATTGTATTGTACGTTAAAATTGGATAAATATGATAATCTCTTAGCGAAGTTAGCAAATGAAAAAGATATGGAGCCGTTGTTCAAACGCGCAAGTAAAGATGTGTTCAATCGTGATGTGGAAGGAATCGTATATCGGACGTTACGTTCAGGAACTTTCGTCATTACTGAAGAAGGTTATCGTGGGTTTATTCATGAAAGTCAAAGGGGACAGGAACCTCGAATTGGCTCCAACGTTCGTGGACGAGTCATCGGTGTAAAGGATGATGGAACTGTAAATGTGTCCCTTTTACCAAGAAGCTATGAAGCGATTGCAATCGATGCGGATAAGATTTATCGGTATTTACTCGAACGGGGAGGAACGATGCCGTATACGGATAAGAGCCGTCCAGAGGATATTGAAAAACGGTTCGGTATGAGTAAAGCCGCTTTCAAACGGGCGATTGGAAGGTTAATGAAGGAAAAGAAAATTGTGCAAGAAAACGGCTGGACGAAAATAACAGCAAGGGAAAACAACGAGCAATCATAA
- a CDS encoding DUF1360 domain-containing protein, which yields MELNMEIFVLLVLASFRLTRLIVFDKITEFLRRPFMDEVTEVDENGDSVTFIVPKSKGLRKWMGELLSCYWCTGIWTSAILLFILYVEPTVATPVIVILAIAGAAAIIETVVGQILGE from the coding sequence ATGGAACTGAATATGGAAATCTTTGTCCTGCTTGTCCTCGCTTCCTTTCGCCTTACACGTCTCATCGTTTTTGACAAAATTACGGAATTTCTTCGTCGCCCCTTTATGGATGAGGTAACGGAAGTTGATGAAAATGGAGATTCCGTCACTTTTATCGTTCCAAAATCAAAAGGGTTGCGAAAATGGATGGGAGAGTTACTAAGTTGTTACTGGTGTACGGGAATTTGGACGAGTGCCATTCTCCTTTTTATTCTATATGTGGAACCGACCGTTGCGACACCGGTCATTGTCATTCTGGCCATTGCAGGAGCGGCTGCAATAATCGAAACCGTTGTAGGTCAAATATTAGGGGAATGA
- the spoVAD gene encoding stage V sporulation protein AD: MLKGSQSWLFEHSPIILSTGVTGGPFEREGRIPEDFDHFYEDLWMGQDSYEKAHRILIEDAVNIALKKGNLKREDIHFMIGGDLINQITPTNFAARTFSIPFLGIFGACSTSMEGLALAAHIINHNGAEYVLTGAASHNAAAERQYRYPTEYGAQKPPTAQWTVTGAGYAVVAKQNEQSERLPKVTSATIGKVVDMGLTDPFNMGGAMAPAAVDTIIAHLRDLGRDLDDYDLVITGDLGEIGRSTAFDLLQQKGYSVHEDRFLDAGLLIYRDEQQILAGASGAASSATVMYGHILNEMKKGVYRKVLCIATGALLSPLTVQQKETIPCTAHAVSIEM, encoded by the coding sequence ATGTTAAAGGGTTCACAAAGTTGGTTGTTTGAACATTCTCCAATCATCTTGTCAACGGGGGTAACCGGTGGCCCTTTTGAACGAGAGGGACGGATCCCGGAAGATTTTGATCATTTTTACGAAGATTTATGGATGGGGCAAGATTCCTATGAAAAGGCACACCGAATTTTAATTGAAGATGCGGTAAATATCGCGTTGAAAAAAGGCAACCTCAAAAGGGAAGATATTCATTTCATGATTGGTGGAGATTTAATTAATCAAATTACGCCGACGAATTTTGCAGCACGAACATTTTCCATCCCTTTTCTCGGTATATTCGGTGCCTGTTCCACATCGATGGAAGGTTTGGCTTTAGCCGCCCATATTATCAATCATAACGGAGCAGAATATGTTCTAACGGGTGCCGCAAGCCACAATGCAGCTGCGGAAAGGCAATATCGGTACCCAACGGAATATGGAGCACAAAAGCCGCCGACAGCCCAATGGACGGTGACGGGTGCTGGTTATGCCGTCGTAGCAAAACAAAATGAACAGTCCGAACGGTTACCGAAAGTGACGAGCGCAACGATCGGAAAAGTTGTCGATATGGGGTTGACCGATCCCTTTAATATGGGAGGAGCGATGGCACCGGCTGCCGTCGATACGATCATCGCCCATTTACGAGATTTAGGAAGGGATCTTGACGATTATGATTTAGTGATTACTGGCGATTTAGGGGAAATCGGTCGTTCCACAGCGTTCGATTTGTTGCAGCAAAAGGGATATTCTGTCCATGAGGACCGGTTTTTAGATGCTGGATTATTGATATATCGGGATGAACAACAGATTCTAGCTGGAGCAAGCGGTGCTGCATCATCTGCTACCGTCATGTACGGTCATATTTTGAATGAGATGAAAAAGGGCGTATATAGGAAAGTGCTTTGTATTGCGACCGGTGCATTGTTGTCTCCATTAACGGTTCAACAAAAGGAAACGATTCCGTGTACCGCCCATGCTGTTTCAATTGAAATGTGA
- the fabI gene encoding enoyl-ACP reductase FabI: MTLSLQGKTFVVMGVANKRSIAWGIAQSIHRAGGRLILTYNRDRMEKNVRQLAETLERDDTIILQCNVSEDESIERCFHEIKEKVGTIHGLAHSIAYANKEDLEGAFVDTSREGFLLAHNISSYSLTAVARAAKPLMAEGGSIVTLTYLGGERVVKNYNLMGVAKASLESSVRYLANDLGKDGIRVNAISAGPIRTLSAKGVRDFNSVLNEIEERSPLRRTTTAEEVGDTALFLLSDLSRGITGENIHVDSGFHIVSI, translated from the coding sequence ATGACACTATCACTACAAGGAAAAACGTTCGTCGTTATGGGAGTTGCCAATAAAAGAAGTATCGCCTGGGGAATTGCTCAGTCCATTCACCGTGCTGGCGGGAGATTAATTTTAACGTACAATCGTGATCGTATGGAAAAAAACGTACGACAATTAGCCGAAACGTTGGAAAGGGACGATACGATCATTTTGCAATGTAATGTGTCGGAGGATGAGTCAATCGAACGTTGTTTTCACGAAATAAAGGAGAAAGTTGGGACCATTCACGGTCTAGCCCATAGTATCGCCTATGCAAATAAAGAAGATTTGGAAGGGGCGTTTGTCGATACGTCTAGGGAAGGTTTTCTCCTAGCCCATAATATTAGTTCCTATTCCTTGACGGCGGTTGCTCGGGCAGCAAAACCATTGATGGCAGAGGGGGGAAGTATTGTCACGTTGACGTACTTAGGTGGTGAACGGGTTGTGAAAAATTACAATTTGATGGGAGTTGCAAAGGCATCCCTAGAATCAAGCGTCCGCTATTTGGCAAACGATTTAGGGAAAGATGGCATTCGCGTCAATGCCATTTCTGCAGGTCCGATCCGCACCCTTTCTGCAAAGGGCGTGCGAGATTTCAACTCTGTACTTAACGAAATCGAGGAGCGTTCCCCATTAAGAAGAACAACAACTGCCGAAGAAGTAGGAGATACGGCCCTCTTTTTATTGAGTGACTTGTCGAGGGGAATTACTGGAGAAAATATACATGTGGACTCCGGATTCCACATCGTTTCGATCTAA
- a CDS encoding YjcG family protein translates to MKVGIVIFPSKKLQDLANSYRKRYDPHYSLIPPHLTLKSAFQSSEEELGKISAELEHISKKYDPFPLKTTKISSFYPVNNVIFLKVEPVMELERLFEDLHSSFFGNPPEYAFVPHITIGQHLSNSEHADVYSQLRLLKIDHEEIIDRFHLLYQLDNGVWNVYETFLLGK, encoded by the coding sequence ATGAAAGTAGGAATCGTTATTTTCCCTTCAAAAAAATTGCAAGATTTGGCGAATTCATATCGAAAACGGTATGATCCGCATTATTCATTAATCCCGCCCCATTTAACATTAAAATCCGCCTTTCAATCATCTGAAGAAGAATTAGGAAAAATTTCAGCCGAATTGGAACACATTTCAAAAAAATACGATCCTTTTCCGTTGAAAACAACAAAGATCAGTTCCTTTTATCCAGTAAACAACGTCATCTTTTTGAAAGTGGAACCGGTTATGGAACTGGAACGGTTATTCGAAGATTTACATTCTAGCTTTTTTGGAAATCCACCGGAATATGCTTTCGTCCCCCATATTACAATCGGTCAACATTTATCGAACAGTGAACATGCCGACGTATATAGCCAATTACGATTATTAAAAATTGATCATGAAGAAATTATCGATCGTTTCCATTTACTGTATCAATTGGATAACGGCGTTTGGAACGTATATGAAACTTTTTTATTAGGGAAGTGA
- a CDS encoding stage VI sporulation protein F: protein MENQFFKNIEKKTGVNMNEILQLASSLQNANFQDEQTVRSVIQKVARIANRSISKELEDKIVQTIIQDGKQLDFNTIANMINQKK from the coding sequence ATGGAAAATCAGTTTTTTAAAAATATCGAGAAGAAAACCGGGGTAAATATGAATGAAATATTGCAATTGGCATCATCGTTACAAAATGCAAATTTTCAAGATGAACAAACCGTTCGATCCGTTATTCAAAAGGTAGCGCGCATCGCAAACCGTTCCATTTCGAAAGAATTAGAAGATAAAATTGTACAAACGATTATTCAAGATGGCAAACAACTTGATTTTAATACAATCGCCAATATGATTAATCAAAAAAAATAA
- a CDS encoding GNAT family N-acetyltransferase — MEVKIVRNEKQLEDALKIRRIVFVEEQNVPVEEEIDQYEDESTHFVLYSEKKEPIGAGRFRDVNGVGKIERICVLPTYRNRGVGKLIMEKIIEFAKENNYSKVKLNSQTHAIPFYEKLGFKVISDEFMDAGIPHKTMERSLTK, encoded by the coding sequence ATGGAAGTAAAGATTGTACGAAATGAGAAACAATTGGAAGATGCTTTGAAAATTAGACGGATCGTATTCGTTGAAGAACAAAATGTCCCGGTGGAAGAAGAAATTGATCAATACGAAGACGAGTCTACCCATTTCGTCCTTTACAGTGAAAAAAAGGAACCAATTGGAGCTGGACGTTTTCGAGATGTAAACGGTGTCGGAAAAATCGAACGAATCTGTGTCCTCCCCACCTATCGAAACCGTGGAGTAGGCAAATTGATTATGGAAAAAATTATTGAATTCGCCAAAGAAAACAATTATTCGAAGGTCAAACTGAACTCCCAAACCCATGCGATCCCCTTTTACGAAAAACTCGGTTTCAAAGTCATATCAGACGAATTTATGGATGCCGGGATTCCCCATAAAACGATGGAACGCTCTTTGACGAAATAA
- a CDS encoding DUF421 domain-containing protein — MDLFRIASELIVGYFALLFLTKLLGKTQLSQITAFDFISALVLGELVGNALFDNHIGIGKIVFAIILWGLLVFGTEIITQKFRKTRPFLEGGPSIVIHKGNIVYDALKKNHLDLNQLQHLLRTKNVFSIKQCEFAILETDGTISVMKKPEYECVTKKDLQIQTNPSSLSYALILDGEIINENLKAIGWGERKLHEELKKVGVKSIGDVLYCEWEKGKSLYVQMYEKEKRGD, encoded by the coding sequence ATGGATCTATTCCGTATTGCAAGCGAACTGATTGTCGGGTACTTCGCTTTGCTTTTTTTAACGAAATTGCTCGGAAAAACCCAACTTTCTCAAATTACCGCCTTTGATTTTATTTCCGCCCTCGTTTTAGGCGAATTGGTCGGAAATGCTCTATTCGATAATCACATCGGAATCGGAAAAATTGTTTTTGCCATTATTTTATGGGGATTGTTAGTTTTTGGGACGGAAATTATAACGCAAAAATTTCGGAAAACTCGGCCGTTTCTTGAAGGAGGTCCTTCGATTGTCATCCATAAAGGAAACATTGTTTATGATGCGTTAAAAAAAAATCATTTAGATTTAAATCAACTCCAACATTTATTACGAACGAAAAACGTATTTTCGATTAAACAATGTGAATTTGCCATTTTAGAAACGGATGGAACAATCAGTGTTATGAAAAAACCAGAATATGAGTGTGTAACAAAAAAAGATTTGCAAATACAGACGAATCCTTCAAGTTTATCCTACGCATTGATTTTAGATGGAGAAATCATCAATGAAAATTTAAAAGCGATTGGATGGGGTGAACGAAAATTACATGAGGAATTGAAAAAAGTCGGTGTAAAATCGATAGGCGACGTTTTATATTGTGAGTGGGAAAAGGGCAAATCCCTTTATGTACAAATGTATGAAAAGGAAAAAAGAGGGGATTAA
- a CDS encoding alpha/beta hydrolase, with product MEKGRIQDLTFYSRELNEDMEMLIYLPPNYSEFHPYPYVVAQDGKHYFQLGRIARTLDEYIQKNEIEPILFIGVSHHGVEDRRKKYHPKGIKKEAYIRFLAHELIPIVENHFSLSNTGSNRALAGDSLAGSISFLTAMKYPNSFGKLMLHSPYVNEEMIQTAKNFDQWHLLQMYHVIGSEEKEALLIDGSTDDFLTPNLNLQEVIQQTGAHYFFDIFPGNHSWKYWQPDMKRALKYLFPYK from the coding sequence ATGGAAAAAGGGAGAATACAAGATTTAACCTTTTATAGCCGTGAATTGAATGAGGACATGGAAATGCTCATCTACTTACCTCCCAATTATTCCGAATTTCATCCATATCCATATGTAGTTGCTCAAGACGGAAAGCATTATTTCCAACTAGGTAGAATTGCTCGAACGCTTGACGAATACATTCAAAAAAACGAAATCGAACCGATTCTATTTATCGGTGTTAGTCATCATGGGGTGGAAGACCGTAGAAAAAAATACCATCCGAAGGGAATCAAAAAGGAAGCATATATTCGTTTCCTCGCCCATGAACTCATCCCTATTGTAGAAAACCATTTTTCATTATCAAATACTGGATCAAATCGAGCGCTTGCCGGCGATTCTTTAGCAGGTTCCATTTCCTTTCTTACTGCGATGAAATATCCGAACTCCTTTGGAAAGTTAATGCTCCACTCCCCCTATGTGAACGAAGAAATGATTCAAACTGCGAAAAATTTTGACCAGTGGCACTTGTTACAAATGTATCATGTCATAGGAAGCGAGGAAAAAGAAGCATTGTTAATTGACGGTTCAACCGATGATTTTTTAACCCCTAATCTAAATCTTCAAGAAGTGATTCAGCAAACCGGGGCTCATTACTTTTTCGATATTTTTCCGGGAAACCATTCGTGGAAATATTGGCAACCGGATATGAAGCGGGCGTTGAAATATTTATTTCCGTATAAATAA
- the spoVAC gene encoding stage V sporulation protein AC: MGKQKKSPEQKAYEKVQQKHETKRPLLRNCIVAFFVGGFICMIGQVVTYFYIFFFNFTEKTAGNPTVATMIFLSMLLTGFGVYDRLGQFAGAGSAVPVTGFGNAVISAAIEHRSEGFVLGVGSNMFKLAGSVILFGVFSAFVVALVKTILTGMGGG; encoded by the coding sequence ATGGGTAAACAAAAAAAGTCTCCGGAGCAAAAAGCGTATGAAAAAGTCCAGCAGAAACACGAAACGAAGCGCCCCCTTTTACGAAATTGTATCGTGGCCTTTTTCGTCGGTGGCTTTATTTGTATGATCGGTCAAGTGGTTACATATTTTTATATATTCTTTTTTAATTTTACGGAAAAAACGGCCGGCAATCCGACGGTTGCAACGATGATTTTTTTATCCATGCTTTTAACGGGTTTTGGTGTTTACGATCGATTGGGACAGTTCGCCGGAGCAGGGAGTGCCGTTCCTGTTACCGGTTTTGGGAATGCGGTCATTTCAGCAGCCATCGAACATCGATCGGAAGGATTCGTTTTAGGAGTCGGCAGCAATATGTTTAAATTGGCGGGATCCGTTATTCTTTTTGGTGTTTTTTCTGCTTTTGTCGTAGCGTTAGTTAAAACGATTTTGACGGGAATGGGGGGAGGGTGA